The genomic DNA GCCCAACAAGCAATAGAGGTATTGCTTCTACTCATCGACAAATCAATACAAAGGCACAGAGCCGGTCAACTTAGGGGTCAGATGAGCAGAAGCAATACTCTTCTATCTTCGCAGTCAACTTAATGGGATAAATCCGAAAATCGGCACGATGATTCCTGAGTAGCCAGCTTGGCTCATTTTAAGCAGCAGGTTTCAGACAAGCGACTTCTCGCCAATCTTGAATTCGTTGGCGCAGTTGTTCTCGGTATCGTTGTGCGGTGAGTTGATGTTGTTTTGGGTGGAAGTGGTCTCAAATCGGTCCAAATGCGGAAAGAAAGCGTTGGGCTTGCCCTGGCGATTTGAATCGCCGCATCCGTCGCTCTCGGGTTCGAGTCGGTTGATGAGAATTCTCGCAAAGGTTGTTCAATCCCTTGTGCTGTCGATGCTCTACGCTCTTGAGCACTTGTTTGTTTGCCGCTTCGTAACTCTTGAGCTTATCGGTGACGATCGCCCGTGGCACAAAGCCTTGTTTCTTCAGGAGTTGGCGAAAGAATCGCTTTGCCGCATTCGTGTCCCGATGGCGTTGTAGTAAGACATCCAGCACGTTCCCTTCCGCATCCACTGCCCGCCACAAATAGTATTGCTGTCCCTTGATCTTCACCACTGCTTCATCTAAATGCCATTTGTCACAGACATAAGGACGTTGGCGCCGAAGCTGATTCGCGTATTGCTGCCCAAATTTCTGACACCATTCCCGAATCGTTTCGTAGGTCACTTCTATCCCGCGATCCAACATCATTTTCTCAATGTCTCGGTAGCTCAAAGGAAAGGTGTAGTAGAGCCAGACACAGTAACTGATGATTTCACCGGGGAATCGGTAACGGGAGTACATGGACAAGCAGTCGCGAACCGAGTGGAAGCACTACAAGTATCCTGTTTCCGGCTCAAGTTGACAATACCGAAGAGGGGTATGGACAGTCTAAATTCAAACAACGATAAGGTCGTTTACCATTAAAAGATGTGCCATGCTTCTTCACATCTTTCCTTTGGCAGTGAGGACAGTGGGCAGCTAACCAAACCGTCATAGTTTTTCATCAAAGCTACTGATTAAACTTTAGCCTTTATCTGTCTTCTCCAAATTGCTCTTTAACAAATCTAAAACACTACCGATGACCGAAATTAAACGCAAATCTTTACCTGCGATTGCCAAGGTAGTTGGATTGGACAACGAGCAATCTTTACATCATTTTCTGACAGAATCACCCTGGCAGGTTGAGGCATTGCGGATGCGACGATTACGGTTGAGGTTGTGTTGTGATAAGGGTTCCGCTTACTTTATAAATCAGCACTTAGCAGCTAGGCCCTGGTCGGCGCTGCTGCTGTTGCTGTTGCTGTTGCCCATCCTTGGCAACCTGTTCTCGGAATTGCTTCAATTTCTCTGTTTCTTCAAGGTTCGGGCGAAACACAGTAGGTTTGTCGCCCTCTACCCGAAGAATTTCACGTTGATCATGCTTTACCGTGATGGCAATCAGATTTCCCTGCTTGGCAAATCGCCACTCTGTCGCTTCAAAGGTCACAGAACCGTCAGGATTAGCTTTACCGATATCCTTGAGCATTTGCTGCACGGCTTGGGCTGTCTCCAAAGCTGACTGCTGAATTAATTGGCTCAGTTGTTCTACTGGAGCCGGAGGGTTACTTGAAACAGAGGGTTGGTGACGGAGGCATGGCTGGGAAAATGAGCCAGGCTTCGATATCCCTACAAATGAATCAGGGGGCGTCTCGACTAGCTTTAAAGCCTGGCTCCTAGTCTGAGCGCCAAATTCGTGACTCGCTGCTAATTCTGCCATCTGCTCTGGTTTGATGAGCGCCAGTCCCTGAGGAGCTGGCTTGTCTGCTAACTTGGCTTGTCGCCTCTGTTTTCTTTCCTCAAAACTCAGCTTCTTAGGCGGCTCCAGTGCTGCCCGCTGCTCGTTGTTTCTCGAGCGCCAGGCCCAGAGGGGCAGAGCCTCACGCTCCCGCTTCTCGTAGGCTAAGGGCCCCTGCGCAACGATGAAGTCATCAACGCCTTTCTCTGGTCCTGGTAAATTGACCACGCTGACCTTAGCCCCTTGATGCTCCAGCAGGCTGCCAGTGCGGGAAATGGCGATGTCGATATTTCGCTTTGTATCTGGTCTTGTCTCATAGTCGAAGCAGATGCAAATCTCGCGGTCTTTCGTTGTAAAGACTGCCAGCTCTTCCATGAGGCAAGCCTTGATAGGTAACCCGTATTCGTCCTTGCTGCGGTAGCCCGCGTAGATTCCTGGTAGGCCGATAGCTGCACGGCCCTGGCTCAGTAAGCTGGCGGCCTTCTTAGCGCCCTCGGTGATCGTGATAGGCACATTATGCTTCCAGATGCAATACCAAAAGCCGTTGGGCCGTTCGTCAGCCGCTGGGCTGACCCCTGCTTTCTCGTAAATCCGCTCGGCAATCTCGTTGGGCACATCTAACAGGAAGATGCTCAAATCAGCCTTTGGGGGATGTTCGTATTTAATCTTCTTTCCAGGCTTGTGTGGATTCTCTCTAGGGGCATTGGGCTTGTAGCAGCCCCAGAGATGCTCTGTGGGCCTTTGGTCTGGTTGCAGATCCTTAAAAGAGCGAGAATCCACACCAGCGCTGCACCACCAGCCGCCTGTTTCAATGTGGCAATACCTCTTGAGCATCTCGGGAGAAAGTCGCCCGGTGTTGGTGCGCTCCAACTTCTCGCTGTACATCAGGTAACCCCAAGCTTCGTGCTCCTGTTCCAGCGAGTCTACCTGGAGGCTGTTGAAATTTCGTGCGGCAATCTCTGGGTGAATCAGGCTGCCCTCTACCAGCTCGCGCCAGTGTGACGGCTCAATGTGTGGGGGGGTTCTCTGTGACTAGAGCTGCCTGGAATCCAGAATGCTTCCACTGGCTCCGCCGAAACCAGTTTTGACTCTATGGCAGTTGGCCATTCTGGAATCTCCTCTGTTCGCCAATTGCAACCCTGCCCTATTTTCTCTTCGCCAAATTGGTCACGCTTTAAATGGGTTTTTTCGGGCGCAACTGAGGAAGGCTCTGCTGTTTTAGCAGCCCTGACCACCGGCTCAGTGGCGACTCGCTTGAGCGCCTGCCCTAGCAGCAGTTCCAGGGGGTTCTCCTTCGCCCTGGTCTTCTGCGCCCGTTCCAGTAGGTCAGCTTTATCTTCGGTGTAAAGTTTCAACTCGTATTTAGCTCGACTGACCGCAACGTAAAAGCTCTCCTTACCAATTGTCGAGTCGGCGGCAATTAGAACTCGGTCTGCAGTTTTGCCCTGGCTACTGTAGGTTGTAGACACCAATGCATAGTCCAGCTGCTGTGGCTGACTCAGACTAATTTTATCCGTCAAGCCATTTTTGTACTGAATGCGGGCATTACCCTGGTCTATTCCCACAACTGTAAATTCCTGTCCATTGCGGCGACTCCTCTGTCGGTCATTGCGCGTCCAGCGTAGCCGGTCACCTACCGCTATCTCAATAGACTGCTGGGTGTAAACCGTCTTGCGGAAAGCCATCGGGTCTATAGTGTGTCGGGTGCCATCCATGGCTCTCAGAGTCAGGCTGTTTTTATCCAGAGCTTCGACAGTGTACGGCTGGAATTTGGTCAGTCCCAGTCGTTTATACTCCCGGGTGGGAACGACTACATCCCCAACAGTGTAGTGACGGACATATCTCGCCTGAACTTGCGTCAGGTCTTTGGGCTTCAACTGCGTAAGGTTTGAGGTTTCACCCAGGATTCCTTGTTTCTTGAGTTCCTCTCGGATGCGCTGAGTGATGTCTAGGCGCTCCTGGTTTGTTCCAGCCAATACTAAGGTGGCTTCACGCTCATCTGGTGCTAATGCTATGTAATCCTGGACAATTTGCGACAACCGCTGCTCCGTGTCAGGAATGACGGTTATTCGGTTGGAAGAATCAAGGCGCTCAATTCCCTGCTCAATTTTGCCTTGAGCTATCAAATCCACAACTTCGTTAAAATCAAGGGTGCGCTGCCGCAGGGATTGATTTAGGTGGGCAGTCTGCATCTGGGCGTTCTGTAGCGATCTAAACGGGTTGCCTGCCTCTACTGCACTTAATTGGCGGGTATCGCCAACCAGTATTACCCTAGCTTTTTGGAGGGTAGCTCGTTGCAGCAGGGCGTAGGCATCTTTAGCGCTTAGTAACCCAGCTTCATCGACGATCCAGATCTGCTTGTCTAGGAACCTTTCTAACTCCCCAGAAGCAAGTAGGTAAGCGACGGTAGTAGATTCAATCCCTACCTCTTGTTCCAAAACCTTTGCCGTCTCAGCACTGGGAGCATACCCCTTGAGGGTGTAGCCACAAGCTTGGGCAATCTGCCGAAATTCGTTCAAAGCATAGGTCTTTCCAGCTCCAGCTACTCCCTGCCACGCCACGACCCGATCTGTGGTAATGGTGGAGAGCGCGATCGCCTGCTGCTGTCCTGGGGTGAGAGTTTTGTTTTCCAGGTAGCGTTCTACTTGCTCCTTTGAAGCAATGGGCAGTACCTGAGCTTTACCTTCCTGCATCAGTCGGATGGTAGCCAGTTCGCGCCCAAGAGCCTGTTGAGTGGTGTAGCGCCGATCAAAAGTTTGGATCAGTTGGGCATCGTTATCGATAGCAGTCTGGATGGCAGCAAAACTAAACTGCCCAACTTCCGCCAAGACAAACTTTTCAATTGCTTCGCGCTTGAATCCAGCTTCGCGCTCGCTACAGTGCAAAATTCCAGCGCGGACTGCTGCGGTGGCATCTTGAATCGCAAACCTCCCTGGCTGTGGCACTGGATGTTTAATCCTAAAGAACTCAACTTCCCAGTGCCACTCTGCTAGAAGTTCCTCACGGGCTACTTCTTCCCCCTTGGGCTGGCGCGTTGCCAAACACGCAAGTTCCTTGTCTCGACGGCTGGCATTCTCTCCCACCAAGTTGACGATCTGCTGGTGACGGGTGGAAAAAGCTTTGAGCTGTTGAGTAGTATAACCCTTGAGTTCAAACTGTCCGTGCGCTCGCGGTTCTATCTCGTAGCCTAGCCGTTGCACTTCACAGGCTAATTCGTTCTGGTAAATCTGACCGATGAGCTTACTGTGTCGCCAGATAGAGTCGGCGTGCAGGCTCTGCCACTTGCCATTCTCCAGCTGCGTCGTGTTGATGACGACGCAATGGGTATGCAGTTGTGGCTCTTTTTCTCGGCTTGTGTCGTGGTGGTACTGAGCTACGATAAGTTTTCCGGTAGTAATGCTCTGCCTGTCGCCATTAATTCTCACTCGCGTCTGTGCGTAGCGAGACTGCACCAACTCTAAAGTTCGGTTGACGGCGGTGCGGTGCGCTGACTCTAGTCGCCGATCGCCACCAACTAGCGCTGCTAAGCTCACGCTCTTGGGTGCGGAGAAAGTCATGTCTAGTGCCGCTCGGTTCTGACCTTGGGTATTTTTTTTCTTGGCTCGTAGCTGCTGACCCTCCCCGCTGTAACCTTCCAACAACACCTTAAATTGCTGTTTTTGCACTTGTCCGCTCAGACCGAGCTGCTGAGCACCACGACCCCACCACTGGGAAGCTAACCGCGTGGCAGACTTCGAGTAGTAGTTGTCCTTGGAGTAGTAGTGCTGTCCCTGAGCCGCAGAGACATTTCTCATGCTCAACATAGAGGAGTCCAAGCGCGATCGCTCTGATTTGGGTGTTGGGATTGGAGCTAGGCGAAGTTTAATTTTTTACCAAAACTTACCGTCTTATTCTCCAAGCAGAATTATTGTATAGTATACTTTTTTACAGTAAATTCCAGCCCAAATTTGGGCGTAGTGTGGGGGAAAAATTTCGAGACTCCACCAAAGGGACATTTTATGCATGCAGCGAAGCCACTCTGCTTTGAGAGTGGCGCAGCCCTAGGGGTAATTTAGGCACGAGTTCTCTTAAGCGCTATCTCACACCTGACTCACTACTGACTGATAAATGATATATTTTGCGCCTAATTCCCTTAGAAGAGATTGTCACGCGCTAAAAAATAGAGTATAAATAGTTACGTCTAAGGATTTACTAGCTCAGAAATGACTTATAAGTAGCTCAAAGTTAGCCCCAAACAACTCATAAATAACTCACACCCAACTCAAAAACAGTGGCAAATGGCTACGAACCTTGCTTAGAGATAGTTTCAGCCATTTTTATTTATGCAGTAAGTACTATAAATCGATTCATATACCGTAGTTTAATTTCTTGTATCGTCTGCCCAGACGAAGGTTTTTGCATGAGCGATCTACTTGTAGTGTTCGATCCTGGCTCATCGCTGACGAAGATATTCTATGCGGTTGGGTCATCTAAACCGGAATGTCTGTTGATGGAGCCGGAGGTAATACAGGTTAGCAAGGAAAGCATCGAGGCTTATGAAAATAGTTTGGTTGGTCAACCCAATCCAGAAGATTGTGCCTGGATTGCGGTGGATGGGAAATATTTGGCGGTTGGATTCTTAGCGCGGACCCAATTTCTCGCGAATCGGGGGCTGGACGAGCTGAAATACGAACGAGCCATTTATAAGGTTTTAGCTGCTGTGGGCGCGATCGCGGAACGGGAAGCGATGCCAAGTGGGTTTAGTTTGAGTTTGGGGCTGTTGCTGCCTTGGGGGGAATACCAAGATCGCGAACGATTTGGGCGACTTGTAGCCCAAGCGCTAACCAATTTCAATTTTCGGTTCCAGAATTTTTCTGTATCTGTGGAATTATTCGACTGCAAGCCAGAAG from Chroococcidiopsis sp. CCMEE 29 includes the following:
- a CDS encoding DUF3854 domain-containing protein encodes the protein MYSEKLERTNTGRLSPEMLKRYCHIETGGWWCSAGVDSRSFKDLQPDQRPTEHLWGCYKPNAPRENPHKPGKKIKYEHPPKADLSIFLLDVPNEIAERIYEKAGVSPAADERPNGFWYCIWKHNVPITITEGAKKAASLLSQGRAAIGLPGIYAGYRSKDEYGLPIKACLMEELAVFTTKDREICICFDYETRPDTKRNIDIAISRTGSLLEHQGAKVSVVNLPGPEKGVDDFIVAQGPLAYEKREREALPLWAWRSRNNEQRAALEPPKKLSFEERKQRRQAKLADKPAPQGLALIKPEQMAELAASHEFGAQTRSQALKLVETPPDSFVGISKPGSFSQPCLRHQPSVSSNPPAPVEQLSQLIQQSALETAQAVQQMLKDIGKANPDGSVTFEATEWRFAKQGNLIAITVKHDQREILRVEGDKPTVFRPNLEETEKLKQFREQVAKDGQQQQQQQQRRPGPSC
- the mobF gene encoding MobF family relaxase; translated protein: MRNVSAAQGQHYYSKDNYYSKSATRLASQWWGRGAQQLGLSGQVQKQQFKVLLEGYSGEGQQLRAKKKNTQGQNRAALDMTFSAPKSVSLAALVGGDRRLESAHRTAVNRTLELVQSRYAQTRVRINGDRQSITTGKLIVAQYHHDTSREKEPQLHTHCVVINTTQLENGKWQSLHADSIWRHSKLIGQIYQNELACEVQRLGYEIEPRAHGQFELKGYTTQQLKAFSTRHQQIVNLVGENASRRDKELACLATRQPKGEEVAREELLAEWHWEVEFFRIKHPVPQPGRFAIQDATAAVRAGILHCSEREAGFKREAIEKFVLAEVGQFSFAAIQTAIDNDAQLIQTFDRRYTTQQALGRELATIRLMQEGKAQVLPIASKEQVERYLENKTLTPGQQQAIALSTITTDRVVAWQGVAGAGKTYALNEFRQIAQACGYTLKGYAPSAETAKVLEQEVGIESTTVAYLLASGELERFLDKQIWIVDEAGLLSAKDAYALLQRATLQKARVILVGDTRQLSAVEAGNPFRSLQNAQMQTAHLNQSLRQRTLDFNEVVDLIAQGKIEQGIERLDSSNRITVIPDTEQRLSQIVQDYIALAPDEREATLVLAGTNQERLDITQRIREELKKQGILGETSNLTQLKPKDLTQVQARYVRHYTVGDVVVPTREYKRLGLTKFQPYTVEALDKNSLTLRAMDGTRHTIDPMAFRKTVYTQQSIEIAVGDRLRWTRNDRQRSRRNGQEFTVVGIDQGNARIQYKNGLTDKISLSQPQQLDYALVSTTYSSQGKTADRVLIAADSTIGKESFYVAVSRAKYELKLYTEDKADLLERAQKTRAKENPLELLLGQALKRVATEPVVRAAKTAEPSSVAPEKTHLKRDQFGEEKIGQGCNWRTEEIPEWPTAIESKLVSAEPVEAFWIPGSSSHREPPHTLSRHTGASW